The sequence gaggggaggggagggggaataaaaaaagaggggaagaggaggggCTGAGGATGTTGCATATTGGattataatattaaacaaattcCTCAAAACGACGCCAAAACTGTCAATCTCCTAGTCTTCGCCATTTCTATGCTACAGAGGAGCTTAATTTCTCATCATCACGCCGGCAGTTCGAGCCCGAGATCCATCCTACACGTGTCGGATCCCCAGGTGCTAACGTCGCACCGCGCCTCAGCCGCGGGCCGGGTGGTCCGGCCGGCTCTGGAGACCGGTTCGAAACCCAGGGTCAGCTCCAGCCCCACCTCGCTCTCCTCGGCCACGTTCGGCTCGCCTTGGCTCACGTGCGACCCCTCCGCCGTCTCCCCGGAGAACACGCTCTCGTTCTCCCGGCTATCGCCGTCCCCCGCTCCTGCGGCCGCCGCAGCCTCCCCGGCGTCGGGCTCGGTCGCCTGGCTCCCGGCCGACTCATGGCTCCGAGCGCGCTTGAAGTCGACCGGGTAACAACGGGGCCAGCTAAGATCGCAAGGCGGGGCGGAGTCCTGTTCAGCCACCTCGACCAGTACGGCTCCGTGCTTCGGTTTAGCAGCGGCGACGCGCTTGAACCGGGTGCGTGACTTGGAGATCTTGTGCAGTTCCGCGGCGGCCCGGGTGGCGGCGGCGTCGTCGGAGTCCTTGGAGACGTGGCGGATGTCGTAGGCCTTGAGGGGAGGAACGGGGGTGGAGGCGGCTGTCTCGGAGGGGATTTGCATGATGGGAGCGCCCTTGAGCACCGCTTCCACCGCCGCCTGGCAGAGCTGCCAGCTGCCGGACCACAGCAGGCCAACCGAGCCGTAGATCGGGTTCACGATCCTCCCACAAGCTTCGTAGAGCAGCGAACGGAATATTGCTGAACCAGCGAACACCACAACATCAATTTAACGCCCGCAGAGGATCGTAAACAAccataaaagaaataaaagaacagAGGCAATGAGGACGAACCAGGACGGAGGTGCTCTGGGCCGGCGTTGATGAGGTTCATGAGCCCGGCGCGGCCGTAGAATTTGGCGAGGAAGACGGTGGCGTTGGCCTGGGACTCGGGTTTCTTGATCCACTGGAGACACGGCCGGATGCTGCAGTTCTCGCTGCACCCCTTGCGGAGCACCCGGCATCCATTGCAGCTCATCCTCATCTTGTCCGCTTCTTCTCTCCTTCTGCGCCTCTCAACTGACCGACGGGAGAAATTCCccttctcaaatcttctcctcctcctcctcctcctctgtaTCTGGAGTCGAGAGATCGCTTTCCTTGGTGCCGGTCGCGGCCAGCTGCCTCACATAAGAGAAAAGGCCAAAAGAAAGGGGCTCTGGAAAAAGAAACTGAAGAGGACGTTCGCGGGAGCGAGGAATATCGAAGGAAACGAGGGTAAAGATTTGATGTGCGAGAGGAGGAACGAGAGACGGGGAGGGTTTATAAGTGGTTGGAGAGAGAAGAGCCGCGGATTTGGGGAATAGCCGGTGGTTTCTTAAAGCGGGATTGGGctataaaaataaaagtttTTTTGCGTTCACGTCCTGGGGGCGCACAGAAGGAGGAATCTTGCCCCCGAAACATCCTCTAAATTACGTCCGTTCGTTCCATCTCATATCATAACCCTGGTCCAATGGATAAAGGGTCCAAAGCAAGAGCCCGGGGGGGATCGAGCGAAGCCGCAGCGCGTGGCGTCCACATTCGCATCGCAGGGTGCGGCCGGGTCGCCACATTTCCGGGAAAGGGGTAGAAACGCACGCCACCCACCCCATGCCTAAACCAAAAACTCCCAGCCACCACTCCCCGTTTTCTGGAATTCGTACAG is a genomic window of Phoenix dactylifera cultivar Barhee BC4 chromosome 4, palm_55x_up_171113_PBpolish2nd_filt_p, whole genome shotgun sequence containing:
- the LOC103713957 gene encoding LOB domain-containing protein 41, with the translated sequence MRMSCNGCRVLRKGCSENCSIRPCLQWIKKPESQANATVFLAKFYGRAGLMNLINAGPEHLRPAIFRSLLYEACGRIVNPIYGSVGLLWSGSWQLCQAAVEAVLKGAPIMQIPSETAASTPVPPLKAYDIRHVSKDSDDAAATRAAAELHKISKSRTRFKRVAAAKPKHGAVLVEVAEQDSAPPCDLSWPRCYPVDFKRARSHESAGSQATEPDAGEAAAAAGAGDGDSRENESVFSGETAEGSHVSQGEPNVAEESEVGLELTLGFEPVSRAGRTTRPAAEARCDVSTWGSDTCRMDLGLELPA